A single Micromonospora sp. CCTCC AA 2012012 DNA region contains:
- a CDS encoding ferrochelatase, translating into MAYDALVLVSFGGPERPEDVMPFLQNVTRGRGVPPERLAEVAEHYLHFGGVSPINEQCRELLAAIRADFAANGVDLPVYWGNRNWDPMLADTVAQMRDDGVRRALAFVTSAYGGYSSCRQYQEDIAKARAAVGADAPVIEKLRQFWDHPGFVEPHADAVRAALAQLDPARRDSTRLVFTAHSIPTSMAATAGPHGGRYTAQLEETARLVHAAAAPDLPYDLVWQSRSGPPQVPWLEPDINDHLTALAGQGVTGVVVSPIGFVSDHLEVVWDLDTEALETAKQLGLDFVRAGTPGTDPRFVTMVRELVTERTTPDGERLRRRCGELPMWDTCPTPCCVPPARRP; encoded by the coding sequence ATGGCGTACGACGCGTTGGTGCTGGTCTCCTTCGGTGGTCCGGAACGGCCCGAAGATGTGATGCCCTTCCTCCAGAACGTGACCCGGGGGCGGGGCGTCCCGCCCGAGCGGCTGGCCGAGGTCGCCGAGCACTACCTGCACTTCGGCGGGGTCTCCCCGATCAACGAGCAGTGCCGGGAGCTGCTGGCCGCGATCCGGGCGGACTTCGCCGCCAACGGCGTGGACCTGCCGGTCTACTGGGGCAACCGCAACTGGGACCCGATGCTCGCCGACACCGTGGCGCAGATGCGCGACGACGGGGTGCGGCGGGCGCTCGCCTTCGTCACCAGCGCGTACGGCGGCTACTCCTCCTGCCGGCAGTACCAGGAGGACATCGCCAAGGCCCGGGCGGCGGTCGGCGCGGACGCCCCGGTGATCGAGAAGCTGCGCCAGTTCTGGGACCACCCCGGCTTCGTCGAGCCGCACGCCGACGCGGTCCGCGCGGCCCTCGCGCAGCTCGACCCGGCGCGACGGGACAGCACCCGACTGGTCTTCACCGCGCACTCCATCCCCACCTCGATGGCGGCCACCGCGGGTCCGCACGGCGGCCGGTACACCGCCCAGCTGGAGGAGACCGCCCGGTTGGTGCACGCCGCCGCCGCGCCCGACCTGCCGTACGACCTGGTCTGGCAGAGCCGCTCCGGCCCGCCGCAGGTGCCGTGGCTGGAGCCGGACATCAACGACCACCTGACCGCGCTGGCCGGGCAGGGCGTGACCGGTGTGGTGGTCAGCCCGATCGGCTTCGTCTCCGACCACCTGGAGGTGGTCTGGGACCTGGACACCGAGGCGCTGGAGACGGCCAAGCAGCTCGGCCTGGACTTCGTCCGGGCCGGCACCCCGGGCACCGATCCGCGTTTCGTGACCATGGTCCGCGAGCTGGTGACCGAGCGCACCACGCCGGACGGGGAGCGGCTGCGCCGCCGCTGCGGCGAGCTGCCGATGTGGGACACCTGCCCCACCCCGTGCTGCGTGCCGCCGGCCCGCCGGCCCTGA
- the fabI gene encoding enoyl-ACP reductase FabI — translation MSGLLAGKRLLVTGVITDASIAFSVAKLAQENGAQVVLTGYGRLSLVERIAKRLPEAAPVIELDVTNPEHLAGLADKVREHVDGLDGVVHSIGFAPQSCLGGGFLDAPWEDVATAVQVSTYSYKSLAMAALPLMSAGGAVVGLTFDATKAWPVYDWMGVAKAGLESASRYLALHLGKQGIRSNLVAAGPLRTIAAKSIPGFDQFEDAWTERAPLGWSLTDQEPAARACLALLSDWFPATTGEIVHVDGGYHAIGA, via the coding sequence ATGTCCGGACTGCTCGCCGGTAAGCGGCTGCTGGTCACCGGCGTCATCACCGACGCCTCGATCGCCTTCTCGGTGGCGAAGCTCGCCCAGGAGAACGGCGCGCAGGTCGTGCTCACCGGCTACGGCCGGCTCTCCCTGGTCGAGCGGATCGCCAAGCGGCTGCCCGAGGCGGCCCCGGTGATCGAGCTCGACGTGACGAACCCGGAGCACCTCGCCGGCCTCGCCGACAAGGTGCGCGAGCACGTCGACGGCCTCGACGGGGTGGTCCACTCGATCGGCTTCGCCCCGCAGAGCTGCCTCGGCGGCGGGTTCCTCGACGCCCCCTGGGAGGACGTGGCGACCGCCGTCCAGGTCTCCACGTACTCCTACAAGTCCCTCGCGATGGCCGCGCTGCCGCTGATGTCCGCCGGCGGCGCGGTGGTCGGCCTGACCTTCGACGCCACCAAGGCCTGGCCGGTCTACGACTGGATGGGCGTGGCCAAGGCCGGGCTGGAGTCCGCCTCCCGCTACCTGGCGCTGCACCTGGGCAAGCAGGGCATCCGGAGCAACCTGGTCGCCGCCGGGCCGCTGCGCACCATCGCCGCGAAGTCGATCCCCGGCTTCGACCAGTTCGAGGACGCCTGGACCGAGCGGGCCCCGTTGGGCTGGAGCCTCACCGACCAGGAGCCGGCCGCCCGCGCCTGCCTGGCGTTGCTCTCCGACTGGTTCCCGGCCACCACCGGCGAGATCGTCCACGTCGACGGCGGCTACCACGCCATCGGCGCCTGA
- a CDS encoding beta-ketoacyl-ACP reductase: MARTVLVTGGNRGIGLAVAQAFAKQGDRVAVTHRSGEPPAGLFGVKCDVTDAASVDAAFSAVEAELGPVEVLVANAGITNDTLLMRMSEEQFTSVLDTNLTGAFRCAKRASTKMLRARWGRMIFISSVVGLYGGVGQVNYAASKAGLVGVARSITRELGGRNITANVVAPGFIDTDMTAELPEERRAEYRKAIPAGRFAEPDEVAAVVTWLASDASGYITGAVIPVDGGLGMGH, translated from the coding sequence GTGGCCCGTACCGTGCTGGTGACCGGTGGCAACCGGGGGATCGGCCTGGCCGTCGCCCAGGCCTTCGCCAAGCAGGGCGACCGGGTGGCGGTCACCCACCGCAGCGGCGAGCCGCCCGCGGGACTCTTCGGCGTGAAGTGCGACGTCACCGACGCGGCCTCCGTCGATGCCGCCTTCAGCGCCGTCGAGGCCGAGCTGGGCCCGGTCGAGGTGCTGGTCGCCAACGCCGGCATCACCAACGACACGCTGCTGATGCGGATGTCCGAGGAGCAGTTCACCTCGGTGCTGGACACCAACCTGACCGGCGCGTTCCGCTGCGCCAAGCGCGCCTCCACCAAGATGCTCCGCGCCCGCTGGGGCCGCATGATCTTCATCTCCTCGGTGGTCGGCCTCTACGGCGGCGTCGGCCAGGTCAACTACGCGGCCAGCAAGGCCGGCCTGGTCGGCGTGGCCCGGTCGATCACCCGGGAGCTGGGTGGCCGCAACATCACCGCGAACGTGGTCGCCCCCGGCTTCATCGACACCGACATGACGGCCGAGCTGCCCGAGGAGCGCCGCGCCGAATACCGCAAGGCCATCCCGGCGGGCCGGTTCGCCGAGCCGGACGAGGTCGCGGCGGTGGTCACCTGGCTCGCCTCGGACGCGTCCGGATACATCACCGGCGCCGTCATCCCGGTCGACGGCGGCCTGGGCATGGGTCACTGA